TGATATAAAATTGACTCTGCAAGTAAAATATGTTTAAGTTGTTGACAAGTTATGTTGCTGTTGAAGTTGAGTTATCAGCCTTTGTCTTTTTGTTCTATTGTTGCTTTCTGTGCCCAATTTATCCTGTCTAACTGCTTATTGAagtgttcaaattttttttattacaatataaGAACCTTGAGATAAGTGCTTATGTTGTCCTATGACCctatttctttatttgcttGCTCCAGGTTAAGTTTGCAATCCAGTTCATGCGAAAATCTATCCAGAAAAAGGCAAAGTTTGACATAACAGACCTGAACACCATCAAGGTTCTAGTCTGGAGATAATTTACTTTTTCGCATTGATCGTGTAACTCATGTTTCTGGTTTCCCATGGCCTGagttttttctgatttttttgaattgatttattttgtCAAGGATAATGAAAAAAGGAAAGATGCAAAGTTGGAAGAAGAGAAAAGTAGAGGGATGGAAATCatgttttttctttccattagTCTACTTTAGGATGAAGAAAATGATTCTTTCCATTCATTTCTTAGTAGAGCTGAGGagtggagaaaagaaaataaaagttgcattttttttttacaattatatcctTTGCAAGTGgagataaaaagataaaatttaataagaaataatGGATAGTCTTGTAAATTTCTGACAGTGGACTCACTCCTCTCTTATTTTCTCGCCtctattcttttcaatttgactTGAGTAGTTTCAATAAGGATAGAAACTGATACCCCCCAACCCCCCAAGAAAGTAAAAAGTTTTAGAAACTGAGCATCTCTCCTAGTTCATTTGTTGTACATTTCTGTTTTTACCTAGCAGTAACGAAAATCATTTCCTTCCAACATTTCCACTATCTCTTGCAATCCTTCCAGTTTTCCATTCTACCATGTAAAGCCTTAATGTTTTGCTTAAcatgtttcttttatgttaaaGTTTATCTAAATAACATTTTGGCCTATTACCTTTTTACTTTGTTCTACTAACTTGTAAGAGAACCTGAAAGATAAATTGATTGTTTGTTACTCTCTCTGCTTATTTATTGAAGATTGAATGATTTCACTTGtcaatgcttttttttttttaatttattattatgtttgcGTAAAGTTAAATTCACTTCACTTTAATTTAGGTGGCGAAATCTTGCTTTGTTCCAGCACTGTTTGGGCACGCTATTGGTGATGATTTTATACGCCCTCATCATTCAGATCGAATATTTGAGGCTTATATGGTAAGTTGTGTATTCTTTTTATTGATAGAATTTGATaacaaattcatatttttatgaattacttattgcaaatatttaaaataaaaataaagaataatggaaaagaaaataagatattttaataggaaacaaaataaaaataatgaaaagagtGAAACAACTCAATATAAAGGGAGTGAAAATGGGGGTAAAATAGGAGAGTgggtaaataagaaaaataaatttacataaaattataaattaaattatcaatttaactttaataatatatctattAATAAAGTCCCTAATTGAGTTGGGGTCATGAGTCAACCGGGCACCAACTCATTTAGGGAAATTACAGAAATATCCGTCtttaattaaaatgagttatattaatcgagggtattttagtctttttattttaacaaaaaccaattaaaatatgttaatgaTGAGATTTGAACCCGTGCCAATTGAATTGTACCACTCAACTGAAgctttattttgatgtttttcatacattttattttgatatgcataatttattattaaacgCACATTTGTATTCTAAATATGTGGTTTCCACACGCATAGGATTTCTAGTATTTATTATGCAGCTTGGTTTTTATGTACTTTTACTACGAAGTTGATGTCATTGAGTCAAGTGACATCAAATTCAGTGAGAGTTAATAATAGCGTagatacacacacacacacgcgcgcacacacacacacacacacacacacacacacacacacacacacacacacatatattatCACAAGGTATGAACTACCAGATAAGGTGTGTTGACATGATGTCTTTGTGGACAACTTCTCTTCATGTCATGTaggataaagaaaaatatttatattttgaattcaaattctcaaatcCAAATAGAATGGaagatcatatattattatttttagccattaaatttatttttaaaaatgtgcATATATcctttatttcctttaattcataaatattttttatatattaggaattttcaaccatatcatatAAGGTATGCTTACATGGACTACATAGAACCTATGGTAACAATCAGACACTTTGGCAAATTGCTACATACgcattttaaatttcaaattcaaatatcaaatctGATAATTTAAGTAGTTTCTTTTAGTAAAAGATAATGCCTAAATTATGCCATTTACCATATATATTTCtatcatcaaaatattataGTAAGGTTTTAAGCCAATAAACAattgttagttattattttattttgtaactttgtCTTTAAGAggtatatatgttaaatttatttttctaataactaatacattttttgataaaacagattacaagattaattaaaacaattattttatcaGTTATTTGAGTAACAAACTTTTCATTATAGTTATTTGGAGATTAATGTTCATTATTAAATCAATGAAATTTTGGATGGTAAGCTtactaaaatattgaataaagaccattaaataatttactaacTAAATTACCTCATAAATGAacttgaaataatgattaattttattagtataaaaatcaaaatatttatttacttaatattaaaaatatttttttcaagagTAGATCAATTGTATTTAATATTCTCAGGCTCAAActatcataaatatttataaacaagttaataatctaaaaataaaaccaacacCTATGTATTGTATGGGATTAAAGCTTGTTGTTTATACATGTATAGAACTGCAAATTGGAAAAAGATGATAATCATATTTGTATAAAGATACGTGATTCCTCTCCCTTTCAATTAACCTTTCAAGATGATTGAAGATATTCCAGTTGATGGCATTTCTCAACTACTTGCTAGACCTGTATTTTCTTTATGGCCTGCACTTTGGGAAAAAAAGTATTTAGTTGTTTTGGCCTAGAAAGAAGAATGCGGTTTATAGGAGAGTTTGgtaccataaattgtggaatcCATTTTTCATTAGCTTTTATACATCCAAACAAAAAAGTCCACCTTTCAAATTTCAATGTGTGTGATTGAATATGGTTTTCTATCATCTATCTACATTCATAAAGGATAAgttataaattgaatgttgTTTGAAGTCTCAGTTTTTGAGCTATTCTTGCATTTCATGCAATGCTTTGTGCATTGATTCACTACTTTTGCAGGGTGATAAGAATATTATCAAATTTGAGGGAGACCACAACTCGCCTCGTCCTCAGTTTTACTTTGATTCCATAAATATCTTTTTTCACAATGTCCTGCAACCTCCCGAGGATGAGGTGGGGGCAACACTTTATGATTCAATACATGATTATTTTGGTAAGGTAAGCTGAACTCTAAAATTAAGATGAGGATAAGGTGGTCGTAGTTTTTATTAGAAGTCCCTGATGTCATATCTACAATCTTTTGCTAACTGATTTACATTCAGGGTACTTGGGCCATCCCTGAAGTAGGCTTTTTCCCAGATTCATCAACTGCATCTAAAGGTATTACCAGTGTACCTTGTGTTTCTCCCTTAAATGCCAAGTTTTGCTACTCCTGTTAATGATATTGTATTGCGCTGGTTCTCTTACTGGTTTCCAGCAACTAGCAGCACATCAGATGCCATTAACCAAGTCCGTTCCAAAAGACCCATGAGTCGAACAGAGGTCAGtttagtttctttatttattgTCATTTCTCAAGAatgagctgtaaatattttcttcattcatcttcaaatttACTGCATTTCAAGGGGTAATGTAATCTAATGAAAATCTGGATACATGCATGGATGAATAAGGCTCCATTTGGtttctgaattttttaattttattttcaacaaataattggtttactttttaaaatggaaaaatacatttggtaaatagaaataatttttgttttcaatagtgaaaacattaaaaatatgtttggtaCCTATTTTCTATGACAAAAAcatgagaaataaaagaaaagaaaaattctaaatttgtataGATTTTAATCAGGGTAatagatttgaatttttgtgtttaaatgGGTTTGAGTCAGGATCagtttatttaatgttaaaacTCTTGTTTTCAATTTTCCAGAGAAAATGTGGAAATAACCTTTTATTGatttctaatttcatttatcttcatttcatttcctaaattttttttttaattttcaaccaaacatgtttttctcaatctttttatttaaaaaagaacgaaaatgaaaatggcttttatttcttgaaactAAACGGAgcctaatattttgttttacattTGAAACAGACTTCTAAACTTAAGAAGAATATGAAGGAAAAACAATGTCATGAATTTGAAATCATTGTAAACAGTTCTATGCTTTATCGTTGTTTATGGTTTATCATCTTAACTTTGAAAGAGATgcaactttttatttatttatttgtgccTAATATTTGTGGCTTTTATTATGCCCAGGTTCCTTCTGATATACCATCTGAAGAAAATCTCCCTGGATGTCAGGTATTCCCCCGTCCCTGTATTTTCCAACTTTGTGAAATGCAAAGGAAAAAGTTCTATAAAATGCTGCACTAAAGACTTGTTGGCGGTGTCACTAGAATTGTAATCATATTGTCATATGATGTGGGAGGGAGGAAGATAAAGGTGTCACTGACAAATAGTATTTACTGCAGGATAAAGATACCGTTGATAATGGTTCATCATCATCCAATATGATAAGTTTCGAATTATCCAACGGTCATCCCTTTGACCCACATGTGCCAACAACAATGGATGATGATCAGTACGTAGAATATCAACTGGATGACTTGACAGGCTTCCCATGTAATGTGGAGGAAGAAGAGAGGGTGAGTTGAAAGTCTCATCTTTCATTGTGTCCAAAACAATTCATGGCTATTTAATCAACGTATAACCcttcatcaattttttattgatgGGTTCAGATGTTTATGGAAGCCATAATTGAGTCCTTAAAAGACTTAGATATGCGACAACCTCAGACAGAAGAGCAAGCCAAGGCTTGTGCTGATTCTTCAGAGTCtgcaaagaaagatgaaataaaTGGCAGGGATACTTGTTCCACCACAGAAAAGTCCAGTTCCTTGCCTCTAGAATCCACTTCCACTCAAGTGGTACATGATCAGGTACCTTTTGAGACACAATCCACCTTAGTAATCAATGGCTCCAATGTTGGCCTGGAGCATGCATCCCCTGATACTAGCGTGTCATCTTTGGGACGTGCATTTGATAGATCTCCGTCAACCGAGGAAACAGTGAGCACATCCTGTGCTCAAACTGATACATCAGCAAGTACCCAAAGTTCATCTGATGCTGACATGTCAGGTAGCACAAAAGCCACTGTAACAGTTGTACGGAACCCCTCTAATAACATCATGGATGGTTTGATGCGTCGCTGGGATCTCAACTTCTTTCGAAACAGTCGATGAAAGGTAAGATGAGCTTGTTTGAGCTGCCTGGggattgtattatttttgtaactAAGTATAGGATCCGTAGCTTtgtaaaatgttacaaaaaaaagggggggggggggggagaaaAAGAATGGTTTGTGATGTGCTAAGAAATTTGGTTATAGTGTCATTGGCTTTCATTGtctattgtttttaattttcggtGGAAAAAGatgtaatgttttttttttttttttttggggcaCAATTAGGGAATTGTATGGCGATACCCATTACCCAAAATTCTTTGATTTGCTCTGAATGTTAtatggttgatgatatttgcTTTAGCCATcttccttttcatttatttatgttttgataatTGAGAACGGGATAAAATTATTAGGGACTGAAATCTTGTCTTGTCAGGTGAGTGGCTCATTTTCCTTTTCACAGGCAAGGTAAGCTGGGCTTTTATAATGTTGACAGCTTACTTTTGTGCATCTGAAATGGTGGAAAGTTTGGGAATCAACTCTCCATCGAAGGTTTCTCCCTGCCAAGCTTAGGAAGTAACTTTCCCAGATATACCCCGAAGCTCCTCATCCATAGAAGAGGCCGAAGAGTTCGTTAACTCTGGAAGCCAACCGAGTAGTCATGCAATAGGCCCCTTTCGTGCCTAGGGCACTGACCCACCGATATAATAGTCAATACTTTAGGGATCCTTGGAACCTTGAAGCGGTCCAAACGCTTCGAAGACACATGCTTTTTGTCCATAGGGTAACCATGGTCTCTCTTTGTTAACCTGGTTTATTTTCCTCATTTGGAACCTCGACATTTCAATCACTTGTGTAACCCCCCAAACTTTTGGTACAGTAAATGGTACTGTTATGAGACTCAATACAATGAAATTTTGAAGAGAATTTGAAAACAAGTTCTATAAATGAAGTCTTAAAGAATCGCTTTGATTTTTAgaagaggaaatttgagagaatgaTTGTGAAAATATGAGATTTTGGTACAaagggaccaaattataaattttgaaaaataagaggGCTACAATGTAATTTGATCAAGTTGAGGAAGTAAGAGCCAAGGACATAAGGATGActtataatatgttttaatttgaaGGAATTCAATttcgggactaaattataaaatttaaaaagtaagggGACTTAAAGTGCAAATTTTTTCAACAATGAAAAAATGAGTTAAAAGCATTAATAAGGTGCCATGCTACTGGAGAAGTGAGTAGATCTTGTTCCACTAATCTAGCTAGaaaaaaaccttttattttatttccatcatcttcttcatttgaggCTAAGGTATTAAGTAGGTTAGTAGAAAaaaggtcaaattgtaatattttataaaatttcaaatcaagaaTCAATACTCCCTACTTGTTATTGATACCAATTTGAACTTCGAAGTTTATAAAAAGCGAACAAAAATcaaaggtattgataccttttaTAAAGTATTGGTACCTTCTacaaagtatcaatactttacCCTTGTATCGATACTATTTTATAGTtcgattttttgaaaaataaaaaaaaattattaaagtatcgatacccttCCCAAAACATCGATACCTCATAGAAAGTTTTCAAATTCTACATTTGGTACCTAACTCATTCCAAACTATTATTAAACCATACCAATTCACATCTTAAATACCAATTCATATGCCTTATCTGCATTCTAACCAATATCAAAACATGTCATCCTTAACTATGCATCAACAATTCATCCTTATACCATTTCAACTAGGATCATAAACACATTGATATACATTCAATAACATACTTATAccctatttttattaattaaccaAATAATACTATCCAATCAAACTAAACAATTTCTCAATGCTTAAATTCCTACCAAGctcaatatatatatgcctAACATATCATCTATCATCTATTAACTTTCATTCATCAACATTagcacatataattaaattataccaAACTTCAATTACCAACTTAGtaaatacatgtttataatCATTTACTAATTTCAAATTCAACAATCccaaacataacaaaatattaaagtgACTTcactaggtacatgccaactaacaaaacaaaaaggggATTCACTAACATTGTTGAGTCTAGGATTTTATTTGGATGCTGAAGTCAATGTTCGAGACCTCACTTGAAACCTAACCCATGCACAAAAAACAAAACGTATGCTGAGTaataaactcagtggtatttctataatcgaACATTATAATACaacttaaatcaattaaaaacacttCATAAAAAGGCCATCCAATACCAATGCCAAACAACATGTTATAATGTACATTCCACTATATGAATTATTCCATTCAAGTTCAATTAACTAGTATATGAGTATCATACATTATCTCAACATATCCCGAATCGAACTGATCGATTTGTCTCAATTTCATAACAATCTTTCGTGCTTATAATCcgatttacataatttttcacaTTAGCCATCAATTTCATTTGTCattatcaattttacatttaaaatccCTATTAACCTAACTCGAACTCGAACAGATACAtgaatccaaccaacacaccaattttggcacctagtgtctcatcgaaAAATCTGAAGTAAATAAATTGCATCTAGTGCTCATAGGTATACCTGAAGTAAAATTTGTGCCGAAGATTCTTCGATACGTAGTCGAAGTAACCCGTACTCAACCTATcatatgacatgccaactatatccgactttGTCTAAACAATTAATAGGTATTGATTTGTCTAATTCATAATATAgttcaaatttcacaatttatcattttcaattaatcaaccaagTTATCAATTCATAAGTATCATAGCATGATTCATTCGAATTCAAagtcaattttacatttacatcaatttaaaatatttttaattttattcatattagtCATCTATCTCAATTATCAATCAAAATCGTATCAAGTCAactcaatttatcaattttagcCCACCTCATAAACTTACCATGTAAAATAGAATAGATATACAACAATTGAAGTGgttcgaattatagaaatataaatcaGGAATTCCAAGCTATTCGTCGacgactttagcttttccttttcctcttgAGGAATAAGGCCCAACGTTAGCTAcaaattaacataaacatataataCCATCAATATTCAACCAAATTCACagtcaattttcattttataaaatcattttatttaatttagtccctaaaataaaaattgttataaCTTTCGaatttgagcttcaatttcAGAACTGATCTCAAATACACCCTTCTATAACTTTCTATTATCAATAATTACGAAAATTTAcaccaattttgaaatttatatactttagtccctatgttaaAAAACTAGCAATTCAACATTACAAATTAGTTCTTTTCACTTATAatcttaaaatctatcaatttaatacctaaaaattcaagaaatcatcaatggaaattttctaaaattttaaaaattttacaaattggtacacaggctagctaaatcaagctcttaagacttcaaaaacatatcaattacaagaaaatgactaaattaactCACTAATTGAGGGACTAAAGTTTGGAGCCTTAAATCAATTCCTTCATCCTTAAAAATGATGGTTTCAGGCCTTTAAAGAAGATAAGAGAAatgatttctctttctttctatgttttcatatatattagtttacttttataatttataatttaatacaattttaattttaatactattttaacaatttagcaTACCAACCATCCACTATAATTctaaaatggtatattttccattttagatcTTGGTTTAATTGCTATATAAATCCTTAAGCCTTTggtcaattataaatttatagttgtaaacttttacaatttagtctttgagccctgattaaatataatttcgactaaatttctcatccaaaattcaattcacatatacaataagtccgtaaatatttaataataatatttacaggtTTGATTTACGGAAAAGGTGTCCCAAAAAGTCTTTTCTGACACCACTCAAAACTGAGTCGTTACATGACATATAAAAGTACGAGTTtgaaaaaacttttgaactaaTGAGAATACCCATTATTTTTCATGGTATTATTAAatccacatttaaaaataattataatatttaatttataattattagttaaaaagttgaaataaaataaaagttgtgataattatatatttaaaataattataatttaatagaactTGTGATAACTACACATTTAAAagtaattagaatttaaattaaatttattaattaaaaattgtgctaattttaaaataaatttgttatttgaatagaactttaagtataaaatataaggaaaaggaatgtgataattataatttaccaTTATTAGCTAAAAAATTGATATAGGATAAACTacaccattagtcactaaactatgtgtaagttttagttttggttacttaactaaaaaagttacaattttagtcactaaagttttcaaaatttttttttgtcaccgATTGCTAAGTGGCACTTTTTTAGTTGGTATAATAACATTTTTAGTTTCTAGTTTTTATGCTTTCATCAAATTGAccatgattatatatataatgataaaaattgaaattctaagcatattaattatcacttaattaatattagagttaattatgttaattagttattattttgaataatgttacTTTGCATTAATTACATATCTTTTTCCCAGTAAGTTGGAAACTAAGGTTCTTGATTTAATCCTGGTTGTTCTACCTCCTAGTAAGTATTATAGTTATGCAtgttaagtttttgaagaagTAAAGATGTTAATAATTGTAGGAACAGTAAGTATGAATGAAACGTCTTGCATGGAGGTTATCTATGATTGAGATGTTAgcaaattgtttgaaaatgggttttaaatggtgaatttgtGTTCTTTAAGCAGTGGTTGTTGCTGGGTTGAGATGAATGTTCGAGTCTAGAGCTTTGAGCTAAAGTTTAGGTGAGTATTAGGTGAGTCTCTATTTTGACTCCTGCATGTTAATTGTTCAAGTAAATACACATATTTAATGATAAAACCTCAAGTAATGGGTAAGTTTGTGAAGTATAGTAAAGATGTTATATGTGTACAATGAAGTTATGTATGAAGTACTATATGAAGAATAAGTGATTGGTAAGTATGCAGGTAAGATTTGATATAAGGAATGTACGAATCGATCAACTATGTGTGAATAAATTTGGGTAAGTAAGTTCTGCATAAAACGTCCCTTGTGATGCCTCTAGCAGTTCAGGTATATTGCTAACCAGACTAGCAGATCATGATGTGAAAataagtgtaagaccatgtggcTAAGACCCATGACAATGTATGATATGAAAACACTCATAGTGTAGCCTCCAGTAAGATGAAGGCTGGACTGACAGATTACAACATGATGGGTAAATCCATGTGGCTGAGACCCATGGCAATATATGGTTGTATGAATATTCATGGTGATGCCTTCGGTGATGTGTAGATCGAACTGACAGATCACGACATGAAATTAAGTATAAGTCCATGAGGAAGAAACTCATGGCACCTTCTGTGAAAGTCCGAcgggacagtaaacacgtgATTCTATATGTTTTCTTGTGTGGAGTAATCTGCAAAGCCTTTGCAGCAAGTCTTGTATCATTATATTGGGGTATTCGATGATATTTGTGTGATAGAATGTGGTTATTCGCCCTTGTGGTAAGTTCTAGATAAGTTATGAGAAATCTTCGATAGATAAGTATATGATACGTCTGAAGTTAATCTGATTGAGTTAGTTTCGTGATGTAATCAAATAAGTCTTAAGGGAAGTATTGTGAAAAGAA
This genomic window from Gossypium raimondii isolate GPD5lz chromosome 10, ASM2569854v1, whole genome shotgun sequence contains:
- the LOC105776796 gene encoding uncharacterized protein LOC105776796, encoding MEQLVNFIIRPPRAEYNPESDLLDEEFMLKGKWYQRKDIEVKNGRGDVLQCSHYVPLVSPEGKPLPCVIYCHGNSGCRADASEAAIILLPSNITVFTLDFSGSGLSGGEHVTLGWNEKDDLKAVVDYLRADGNVSLIGLWGRSMGAVTSLMYGAEDPSIAGIVLDSPFSDLVELMLELVDTYKFRLPKFTVKFAIQFMRKSIQKKAKFDITDLNTIKVAKSCFVPALFGHAIGDDFIRPHHSDRIFEAYMGDKNIIKFEGDHNSPRPQFYFDSINIFFHNVLQPPEDEVGATLYDSIHDYFGKGTWAIPEVGFFPDSSTASKATSSTSDAINQVRSKRPMSRTEVPSDIPSEENLPGCQDKDTVDNGSSSSNMISFELSNGHPFDPHVPTTMDDDQYVEYQLDDLTGFPCNVEEEERMFMEAIIESLKDLDMRQPQTEEQAKACADSSESAKKDEINGRDTCSTTEKSSSLPLESTSTQVVHDQVPFETQSTLVINGSNVGLEHASPDTSVSSLGRAFDRSPSTEETVSTSCAQTDTSASTQSSSDADMSGSTKATVTVVRNPSNNIMDGLMRRWDLNFFRNSR